CCGAATGCCTCCATCAGCGGCAACCCGGCCAGAGACGCGTCCCCCGGTTGCAAGGCATGCAATTTCCGGATCATATCCAGGGTCTTTAAGTAATATTGCCGGCGTATCTCACAGGTTGCCTGCCGGTAGTGCCAAAGGTCGTATTCGCCCAGGTCTTCCATCAGGATGACCCCCCCGGCAGCGTCATGATGGAAAATCTGCGGCACGGAAACGCCGATTCCGCGCAGAAATGCGGCCTGGGCCGTGTAATAATTGTTTTCCCGGCGGTCGCGGTCGTATTGCATGAAAATACAAATGGCACGGTTGCCGCTGCGGACCCGGTAGAACGACCGGGCGGACCCTCCGCGGGCGATGGGGATTATCGAAAGGGGCTGATCTTCCTTAATCCCCAGCACCTTGCGGACCGTGGCGCCGATCTCTGTGAATGAATGACTCACCTGGCGCCCTCTTTTGTTGCGGACAACAGTTTGTTTAACTTTTCATATTCCTCCAGGGAGCCGGCATCATACCACCGGCCCTCATCTATTATTACCCCGGCCACTGCTCCGGGCAGCTCTCTGATCATATCGAGAAAAACTGTGATGACCGACTCCGGCCGGCTTGGTTGCAGGTGGCCGAGAAAACTTTTTTTCACAACATAGATGCCCGTAAACAAGCATTTTTTGCCCTGACCGCCGAGCTCGCCACGGAGATCGCAAACCTCATTTTGTTTGTTGAGACATACATTGAGTGGCTCGCCGCTGCTGCGCAAGGCCAGGGTCACTTCCTTGCCTGCCTCCTGATGGGCATCTAAAAGTCGCCGGAGCGGCAGGTCGCTGATTACATCGCCATTATATACCAGCAGGTCATCATCGCCCTCCAGGAGATCCTCAATATTTTTCAGACCACCGGCGGTGTCAAGCAGCAGCGGCTCGTAGCGAAAAATGATCGGAATCCCCCGCCATTGCTTTTCCGGAAAGACCTGGTCGTAAACAGGGGCCAGGTGGTGGGTATTGACGATGAAGCGCTCCACGCCGAGGGTAAGGAGCTGCTCCATGGCATAGGTGATGATGGGGCGACCGCCCACCGGCAAAAGGGGCTTCGGACAGGAATCAGTCAGGGGACGTAGACGAGTGCCCTGCCCGGCGCCGAGGATAAAAGCTGTTTTAATATAATTTTCAGTCACTTGGCACCGTTTACCACCTTTTTACCGAAGGCCGGATCTATCTTGATCAGGGCCGTGACGATAAAGCCGGGAATCGTGGTCAGGGCCACCCAGATGAAGAAGTGCTGATAACCCAACTGCTCCTGAATCCAACCGCTGCACATGGCAGGCAGCATCATGCCCAGCGCCATGAAGCCCGTGCCGATCGCATAATGGACGGTCTTGTATTCTCCCTCCGCCGCCTGGATCATCACCAGCGTAAAGGCCGTAAAGCCAAAGCCGTAGCCGAACTGCTCAATCGCCACAGCCAGATTGACAATAAGCAGATTCTGCGGCAGGGCGTAGGCCAGATAAATGAAGATCAAATCCGGCAGGTGCATCGCACATACCATCGTCCAAAGCCAGTATTTTAAGCCCTTTTTATAGACCGCCCACCCCCCGATCAGCCCGCCGGCCATCAAGGCCAGAACGCCTACGGCGCCGTAAGCGAAGCCCACCTCGCCGGTCGTCAAGCCCAAACCGCCCCGGAACGGTGGATCGAGCAGAAAGGGGGCCACCATCTTCACCAACTGCGCCTCGGCAAAACGATAAAAAAGGAAAAATGCCAGCAGAACCACAATATCCTTCTTCTGGAAGAAAAGTAGCATAATCTTGAAGAAGTCGGCCGCTCTATGCTGGGAAGAGGCCACCGGCGCGGGGCGATCAGACGCCGGCACGGGAAGCGCTATAAGGTGATACAGAAAGAGCGCCAGAAAAATAGCCGCGACGGCAAAAAAAGTCAGCGACCAGGCCGAGGCAACGGGCATACCCTGCATTTCCAGATAGCCGGCCAGGATCACAAGTCCCCCCTTGGCGGCAATGGTCGCCATCCGGTAAAAAATGGTGCGAACTCCCACCAGAGCTGCCTGTTCATCCTGCCGGAGACCGAGCATGTAAAATCCGTCGGCGGCAATATCATGGGTGGCGGAACTGAAGGCCATGATCCAGAAAAAAAGCAGGGTAAACCGGAAAAAACCCGCCACCGGGATGGCCAACGCCAGGCAGAGAAGAGCAAGGGCAATCAACAACTGCATCGCCAGTATCCAGGATCTCTTGGTGCGAAACATGTCTACCAGGGGACTCCAGAGCGGTTTGATGACCCAGGGCAGGTAGAACCAGCTCGTATACAAAGCAATGTCCGTATTGGAGACGCCCAGTCGTTTATAGAGGACGACGGAAACCGTCATGGCGACAATATAGGGGATGCCTTCGGCAACATATAAGGTGGGCACCCAAAAAAAGGGGCGGAGCAACACTGGCTTTTTTGGCATGAGTTCCCGCCTTGTTCATGTTTTATGATAGATACCTTGGTCTTGTATAAGACTTCTTCGCTATTCGTCAAGGACAATATCCGGTACTCCAGCATACAGATATTCATGCAAATATAAAGTTGCAATTTTGGTCATCAAGGTATATTAAAGATCAAAGGATACGCAACATCGGCCTGTTGCTTATGCAAATATAGTGGGTGATAAATATGCAAATTAATAAGTATGCCGCCACGGTGTTTAGTTTATTACTTTTCATATCTTTATTTGGATGTGCTGCCAGAGCTCCGGTAAGAGGCATTGCCGATAGGTCGCTACTCAAAAAAACCAGTTCCTCTTCTACTCTGTTCGATTCCAGAAGTCGGACAGAAGCATCGAGGGGCTGGCTGGGTGTATCTGTTCAGGACGTTACGGCGGAAGTTGCCAAGAACCTGAATCTCAAACCACCAACCGGAGCCTTTATCGTGGGGGTATCTGAAGATGGCCCGGCAGCCAGGGCTGGTCTGAGGTCCGGAGATGTCATCACGGCTGTAAATGGCCGAACGATTAATAACTATTCCACATTATCAATGATCGTAGCTAACTTCCGTGTAGGAGAAAACGTTAAAATCAAGGCGTTTCGGAATGGCCAGGAAAGAATCTATTCGGTAACCATTGAAAGAAGAAACGAAAATGAGATAGAAACTGCCGCGCGAGATAGTAGGTCCGGGATAATGGCACAAGAACTGGCGCAGGGCAAAGAAGCTCCCCTTAATAGAAGCGCCAAGGACGATAGGGCTAAAAATATTTCACGTT
The Deltaproteobacteria bacterium DNA segment above includes these coding regions:
- a CDS encoding PDZ domain-containing protein, with the protein product MQINKYAATVFSLLLFISLFGCAARAPVRGIADRSLLKKTSSSSTLFDSRSRTEASRGWLGVSVQDVTAEVAKNLNLKPPTGAFIVGVSEDGPAARAGLRSGDVITAVNGRTINNYSTLSMIVANFRVGENVKIKAFRNGQERIYSVTIERRNENEIETAARDSRSGIMAQELAQGKEAPLNRSAKDDRAKNISRLSVFNFNAVNIDASKYGPEVTNLLTDALGKNQAFSIISRHDLLEFLTLNNLQQNDNLSDIVSIGGRLGLNFIVTGRIEKKGMILALEFIVASVRDEKVIFTRKVQVAGDSNLATEVIKISDSISAAIINSAH
- a CDS encoding sugar phosphate nucleotidyltransferase, producing the protein MTENYIKTAFILGAGQGTRLRPLTDSCPKPLLPVGGRPIITYAMEQLLTLGVERFIVNTHHLAPVYDQVFPEKQWRGIPIIFRYEPLLLDTAGGLKNIEDLLEGDDDLLVYNGDVISDLPLRRLLDAHQEAGKEVTLALRSSGEPLNVCLNKQNEVCDLRGELGGQGKKCLFTGIYVVKKSFLGHLQPSRPESVITVFLDMIRELPGAVAGVIIDEGRWYDAGSLEEYEKLNKLLSATKEGAR
- a CDS encoding MFS transporter, translating into MPKKPVLLRPFFWVPTLYVAEGIPYIVAMTVSVVLYKRLGVSNTDIALYTSWFYLPWVIKPLWSPLVDMFRTKRSWILAMQLLIALALLCLALAIPVAGFFRFTLLFFWIMAFSSATHDIAADGFYMLGLRQDEQAALVGVRTIFYRMATIAAKGGLVILAGYLEMQGMPVASAWSLTFFAVAAIFLALFLYHLIALPVPASDRPAPVASSQHRAADFFKIMLLFFQKKDIVVLLAFFLFYRFAEAQLVKMVAPFLLDPPFRGGLGLTTGEVGFAYGAVGVLALMAGGLIGGWAVYKKGLKYWLWTMVCAMHLPDLIFIYLAYALPQNLLIVNLAVAIEQFGYGFGFTAFTLVMIQAAEGEYKTVHYAIGTGFMALGMMLPAMCSGWIQEQLGYQHFFIWVALTTIPGFIVTALIKIDPAFGKKVVNGAK